The following are encoded together in the Magnetospirillum gryphiswaldense MSR-1 v2 genome:
- a CDS encoding DNA cytosine methyltransferase, whose translation MNALITRPAGPATRDDAVATDLFSCGGGMSAGFSRSHGWRIAAAVDLEVAKPSGKAAGETGCNAVYEANHGLRPISADLLVLPPAELMETAGLERGETSCLISCAPCTDFSRANPANHVTDKERNTLVGRTGDFIEALLPETFVMENARELITGNHPQHWRGLKARLELLGYDVREDVHFLSDFGLPQVRERALIMASRIGPARTLEDLWDGWKVAPEAVTVRTAFARLAEWQAANPVDSDGAAFPGMGEEVAARLAATPFDGGSWVDVARNPKTRHLCTPECLKRWESRDLGSHPDVYGRMWWDRPAPTIKRECAHVGNGRYAHPEANRLLTVLEMATLQGFPFHYRFPSRAVANRYRVIGDAVPPMIAWQIRACVDWMRNGRKPDPTEWIMPDTSLRLEDLRRASEAPMPASRAA comes from the coding sequence ATGAATGCACTGATCACGCGGCCGGCCGGGCCTGCGACGCGAGATGACGCGGTTGCGACCGACCTCTTCTCCTGCGGAGGAGGGATGAGCGCCGGGTTCTCGCGCAGCCACGGTTGGCGGATTGCCGCCGCCGTCGATCTCGAAGTGGCGAAGCCCTCCGGCAAGGCGGCGGGCGAAACCGGCTGCAACGCGGTCTACGAGGCCAACCACGGCCTCCGCCCCATCTCCGCCGATTTGCTGGTGTTGCCGCCGGCCGAGTTGATGGAAACGGCGGGGCTGGAGCGCGGGGAAACGTCCTGCCTGATTTCCTGTGCACCCTGCACCGACTTTTCACGCGCCAATCCGGCCAATCACGTCACGGACAAGGAGCGGAACACGCTCGTCGGCCGAACCGGCGATTTCATCGAGGCGCTGCTGCCCGAGACGTTCGTCATGGAGAACGCCCGCGAACTGATCACCGGCAACCATCCCCAGCATTGGCGGGGACTCAAGGCGCGGCTGGAACTGCTCGGGTACGACGTGCGGGAGGACGTGCATTTCCTGTCCGACTTCGGCCTTCCCCAGGTGCGCGAGCGAGCGCTGATCATGGCGTCCCGCATCGGCCCGGCCCGGACTCTCGAAGACCTATGGGACGGCTGGAAAGTCGCACCCGAGGCGGTGACGGTGAGGACCGCCTTCGCCCGGCTCGCGGAGTGGCAGGCGGCCAATCCGGTGGACTCCGATGGCGCTGCTTTTCCCGGCATGGGCGAAGAAGTCGCCGCGCGGCTGGCCGCAACGCCGTTCGATGGCGGAAGCTGGGTGGATGTCGCCCGCAATCCGAAGACGCGGCACCTCTGCACCCCCGAATGCCTGAAGCGTTGGGAAAGCCGCGATCTCGGATCGCACCCCGACGTGTACGGACGCATGTGGTGGGATCGGCCCGCGCCGACGATCAAGCGTGAATGCGCCCATGTCGGCAACGGTCGTTACGCCCATCCGGAGGCCAACCGCCTGCTTACCGTCCTGGAAATGGCGACCCTACAGGGGTTCCCGTTCCACTACCGGTTCCCTTCGCGGGCGGTCGCCAATCGCTATCGCGTCATCGGTGATGCCGTCCCGCCGATGATCGCCTGGCAGATTCGCGCCTGTGTCGATTGGATGCGGAACGGGCGCAAGCCTGATCCGACGGAATGGATCATGCCGGATACGTCCTTGCGCCTTGAGGATTTGCGTCGGGCGTCCGAGGCCCCGATGCCGGCGTCCCGTGCGGCCTAA